A genomic stretch from Anoplopoma fimbria isolate UVic2021 breed Golden Eagle Sablefish chromosome 8, Afim_UVic_2022, whole genome shotgun sequence includes:
- the ccn1 gene encoding CCN family member 1 — MLMLTVVVTFLGSLNLVLSSSSSSCPSVCDCPLEMPKCAPGVSVVLDGCGCCKVCARQLNEDCSLTEPCDHTKGLECNFGASFAAATTRGICRAKSEGRPCEYSSRIYQNGESFQPNCKHQCTCIDGAVGCVPLCPQELSLPNLGCANPRLVKVAGQCCEEWVCDDGKETDILEKIFGKDMMTDELEKDLTNRNELISIVKERLKSLPAFRPQPEVHMFDTQKCIVQTTPWSQCSKSCGTGISTRVTNNNSECKLVKETRICEVRLCTQSPYSSLKKGKKCSRTKKSSQPVKFTYAGCSSLKKYRPKYCGACVDGRCCSPHDTRTIRVKFRCEDGETFNKNVMMIESCKCTYNCPHANEASYPFYRLSNDIHKFRD, encoded by the exons ATGCTGATGCTTACTGTTGTCGTAACCTTCCTCGGAAGCCTCAATCTG gtcctctcctcctcctcctcctcctgtccctccGTGTGTGATTGTCCGCTGGAGATGCCCAAGTGCGCACCCGGCGTGAGCGTCGTCCTGGACGGTTGCGGCTGTTGCAAAGTTTGCGCCAGGCAGCTGAACGAGGACTGCAGCCTGACCGAGCCTTGTGACCACACTAAAGGGCTGGAGTGCAACTTTGGGGCCAGCtttgctgctgctactactcgTGGCATCTGTCGAG CCAAGTCAGAAGGCAGACCATGTGAGTACAGCAGCAGGATCTACCAGAATGGAGAGAGCTTCCAGCCCAACTGTAAACACCAGTGCACATGCATCGATGGGGCAGTGGGATGTGTCCCGCTGTGCCCACAGGAGCTCTCCCTGCCCAACCTGGGCTGTGCCAACCCCAGACTGGTCAAGGTAGCAGGCCAGTGCTGCGAAGAGTGGGTGTGTGACGATGGCAAGGAGACAGACATCCTGGAGAAGATCTTTGGCAAAGACATGATGACTGATGAGTTGGAAAAGGACCTCACCAACAGGAACGAGCTCATTTCTATTGTGAAGGAAAGACTCAAGTCTCTACCTG CCTTCAGACCACAGCCTGAAGTCCATATGTTTGACACCCAGAAGTGCATTGTCCAAACCACACCCTGGTCCCAGTGCTCCAAGAGCTGTGGAACCGGCATCTCCACCAGAGTCACCAACAACAATAGCGAGTGCAAGCTGGTCAAAGAGACAAGAATCTGTGAAGTGCGGCTATGCACCCAGTCACCTTACTCCAGTCTGAAG AAAGGAAAGAAGTGCAGCAGAACAAAGAAGTCCAGTCAGCCGGTGAAGTTCACCTACGCCGGCTGCTCCAGCCTGAAAAAATACAGGCCCAAGTACTGCGGCGCCTGCGTGGACGGCCGCTGCTGCAGCCCCCACGACACCAGAACCATCCGCGTCAAGTTCCGCTGCGAGGACGGCGAGACCTTCAACAAGAACGTCATGATGATCGAGTCCTGCAAGTGCACCTACAACTGTCCCCACGCCAACGAAGCCTCCTACCCCTTCTACCGCCTCTCCAACGACATCCACAAGTTCAGAGACTGA